The DNA segment CAAGCCCGACGCGACTGCCGAGGCGTTCGACGAGTCGGGGTGGTTCTACACCGGCGACCTCTGCGTTCGGGAGGCCGACGGTTCGGTCTACTACCGCTCGAGGCTCGACGACGCGCTGCGAACGCGGGGCTTCCTCGTCGCGCCCAGAGAAATCGCGGCCGCCGTCGAGGAGCACCCGGCCGTGCGCTCGTGTGAAGTCGTCGGCACACCACACCCACGCCACGGCGAGGTGCCGGTCGCCTTCGTCATCCTCGAGAGTGACGGCGAGGGCGGGGGGAGTAGCGACACGGGAGGCGAGAGCGAGGATGGCGTTTCTGCCGACAGCCTCGAGACGTTTCTCGACGACCGAGTCGCGGACTACAAGGTTCCGGCCGCGTTCGAGTTCGTCGAGGCGTTCCCGACGACGCCGGGGCCGAACGGGGAGAAAGTCCAAAAGGGAACGTTACGCGAGCGCGTTCGGGATCGGTTCGACTCCTGATCGGCTTCGCCACGCGGTGAGAGCGTGGACGCGCTCGACACCGTCGCGGCTTCGGGACGTTTAGGTACCAGCGATTCGAGTGTTCGGGCAATGACGCTGTACTCGCGGGTTCGGCCCCTCGCGTTCACATTGCCCGCCGAGACGGCACACGATCTCGGCAAACGGACGCTCCGGGCCGCCCAATCCACGTGGCCGACGCGGACGGCGCTCTCGAGTGCCTACCAGTACGAGCATCCGGCACTCGAGGTTGACCTGTTCGGCACCACGTTTTCGAACCCGGTGGGCGTGGCGGCCGGCTTCGACAAGAACGCCGAAGTGACACACGCGCTCGAGGCGCTCGGGTTCGGATTCGTCGAAATCGGCACCGTCACTCCCTATCCCCAGGAGGGTAACGACAGGCCACGGCTGTTCCGTCTCCGGGAGGACGAAGCGATGGTCAACCGAATGGGATTCAACGGGCAGGGGATGGAACGCGTCAGAACCCGACTCGAGGCCGACGGCACTCCCGGCTTCCCACTCGGCGTCAATATCGGGAAGATGAACTCCTCGAGCGAAGACGAAGCGATCGAGGACTACCGGCGCGTCTTCGACCGACTCTCGCCGTTCGCCGACTACGTCGTCGTCAACGTCTCCTGTCCGAACACGCCCGACGAGTTCGACGAAGCCTCACCCGATCATCTCCGGGCGATTTTCGAGACGCTCGAGGCCGAAAACGACGGAGATGTCCCAATGCTGGTGAAGATTGGCCCCGACGAACCCGAGGAGTCGGTGCTCGAGTTAGTCGATATCGTCCAGCGCTTCGACCTGGACGGCATCGTCGCGACGAACACATCGACGAGTCGCGAGGGTCTCGAGTCACCGGCGCGAAGCGAGTGGGGCGGGCTCAGCGGCGCTCCGATCGAAAATCGGTCGACGGCAGTCATTCGATCGATCGCGACGCACACCGACGGCGACCTGCCGATCATCGGCGTCGGCGGAGTCGATTCGCCGACGAGCGCGTACGCGAAGATTCGAGCCGGCGCGTCTCTCGTCCAGTTGTACACCGGCTTCGTCTACGAGGGCCCGTCGACGGCGAAGCGGATCAATCGCGGGCTCGTCCAGTTACTCGAGCGCGACGGCTTCGACACGGTCGAAGACGCCGTCGGTGCCGGCCTCGAGTAAACCAACCGTGCAGTTGAAGTGCTGACCCTTTTCCGGACGGTGAACTATATTCAGATACGTGCGCGGTATCGTCTGCCTCTCGTATCATTCGAATATAATAATTTTGATATAAATAAGACATGGGCGCAACAAACTCGGTTCCAGAACAGATCGCTGACGAACTGTCGAAGGCGGTTAGAGAGTACGGACTGGCGTTCGTTATGGTCGCCAGTTACTTCGGCTCGGGATCGGTTTTCATCGCGAGCCAGGCCGGCGTAATGCACGGCTACACGCTCCTGTGGGCCGTCGTTGGCGCGGTATTGCTCGGCATCATGGCCCAAGACATGAGCGCTCGACTGGGGATCCACGGCGAACCGCTCATGGTCTTCGTCCGACGAAAACTGGGACGCGTCCCCGCGACGGGGATCGCGGTCTTTCTCTCGATCGGCTGCATCGCCTGGTGTCTCGGCCTCGTCGCCGCCGTCGGCGCCGGCGTCTCCTTTCTGACCGGCGGCACCATCGCCTGGCAGCCGGTCGCAATCGTGACGACCGTCCTCGCCATCGGCGTCGGCTTGCTGGACTACCAGCGGATCGAACAGCTGATGGTCGTAATGATGGTGTCGCTGATGGTGCTCTACCTCGTCGTCGCGGGCCCGAGCAATCCCGACCTGGGTGCTGTGGCGCTCGGATTCGTCCCGACGTCGGACGCGCTCGGCGCGTTGACGATCGCCGCCGGCCTGCTCGGGACGACCGCGCTGTGGCCCAACTTCTTCCTCGAGTCGATCCTCGTCGAGGAGAAGGGGTGGGCCGACGAGAGCGACGTCTCGAACGCCCGTCGGGACCTGACGATCGGATTCACCGTCGGCGGGATTACCACGGTCGCGATCCTCATCGTGGCCGCCGCGATACTGCGGCCGATGGGGTACACCGAACTCGAGTCCTTCATCACGCCGGGTGAGGCGCTCGTCGAAGTGCTCGGCACGTGGGCGATGGTGCTGTTCGTCGCGGGCGTCACCGTCGCGGCGTTCAATAGTATCATCCCGATCATGTGGACGCCGGCGTACATCGTTCCACAGGCGATGGACATCGACGTCGACCAGGGCACTCGCGCCTTCAAGCTCGTTTTCGTCGCCGTCACCGCGACAGGTTTCGCTTCGCCGCTGGTCAGTCACCTCCTGGACCTGCAGGTCGTCGACATGGTCATCCTGTTCCCGACGTACAACGGCATCTTCGGCCTACCGCTCGCGGCGTTGTTGTTGTACTGGGCAGTTAACGACCGCGAGACGATGGGCCAACACCGGAACACGACAGCACTGAACGTCGTCAACGCGTTTCTCGTGTTGCTGGCGTTCATTCTCGCCGTCTTCGCGGCCCAGGACTTCCTCGAGGTACTCTTCGGTGGCGGCTTCTAGCGACCACGAGACCGGTCGGGAACCCCTGTCGACGCGAGTTTCGAGGGAGTGGCCCTCCTTCGGGTGAGAGCTGTGGACGCTGACGCGCGGTCAGTAGTACGCCCCGGTGGGCGGCAATTGTCATTTAAAATACAGTTGGCGTGTTACAGGTGGCGTTTCCGACGGTTCTCGGGGTGAACAGTGGATCAGCGAATCCCGCGTAGTACTACCACAGCCGGTAGTTCACTCGAGGTATCATACGTGGTCGTTTTACGTCCAGCTACCGTAGTTCGCGGGTGCGAGTGACACAGAATGAGTGACAAACCCCACCAAAATCTGGCTATCATCGGACACGTCGACCACGGGAAGAGCACGCTGGTCGGGCGACTCCTCTACGAGACGGGGAACATCCCCGAACACGTCATCGAGCAACACCGCGAGGAGGCCGAAGAGAAGGGCAAAGGCGGCTTCGAGTTCGCCTACGTCATGGACAACCTCGCCGAAGAACGCGAGCGCGGCGTGACGATCGACATCGCCCATCAGGAGTTCGACACCGACGAATACGACTTCACAATCGTCGATACGCCCGGACACCGCGACTTCGTCAAGAACATGATCACCGGGGCGTCTCAGGCCGATCACGCCGTCCTCGTCGTCGCGGCCGACGACGGCGTCGCGCCCCAGACCCAGGAGCACGTGTTCCTGGCTCGGACCCTCGGTATCGACGAACTCATCGTCGCCGTCAACAAGATGGACGTCGTCGACTACGAGGAATCGACGTACGACGAGGTCGTCGAGGAAGTCACGCAACTGCTCAAGCAGGTGCAATTCAACACCGACGACGCCTCGTTCATCCCGATTTCGGCGTTCGAAGGCGACAACGTCGCCGAATCGTCGGACGAGACGGACTGGTACGACGACGAAACGTTGCTCGAGGCCCTGAACGATCTCCCCGAGCCACAGCCGCCGACGGACGCGCCGCTCCGACTCCCAATTCAGGACGTATACACGATTTCGGGAATCGGGACCGTCCCAGTCGGCCGAATCGAGACCGGTGTCATGAACATCGGCGACACCGTCTCCTTCCAGCCCAGCGACGTGGGCGGCGAAGTGAAGACGATCGAGATGCACCACGAGGAGGTGCCAAAAGCAGAGCCGGGTGACAACGTCGGATTCAACGTTCGTGGCATCGGCAAGGACGACATCCGCCGTGGTGACGTCTGTGGCCCAGCCGACGAGCCACCGAGCGTCGCCGAGACGTTCCAGGCACAGGTCGTCGTCATGCAACACCCGTCCGTGATCACGGCTGGCTACACGCCAGTCTTCCACGCTCACACCGCACAGGTCGCGTGCACGATCGAATCCATCGACAAGAAGATGGACCCC comes from the Natronorubrum daqingense genome and includes:
- a CDS encoding quinone-dependent dihydroorotate dehydrogenase; this translates as MTLYSRVRPLAFTLPAETAHDLGKRTLRAAQSTWPTRTALSSAYQYEHPALEVDLFGTTFSNPVGVAAGFDKNAEVTHALEALGFGFVEIGTVTPYPQEGNDRPRLFRLREDEAMVNRMGFNGQGMERVRTRLEADGTPGFPLGVNIGKMNSSSEDEAIEDYRRVFDRLSPFADYVVVNVSCPNTPDEFDEASPDHLRAIFETLEAENDGDVPMLVKIGPDEPEESVLELVDIVQRFDLDGIVATNTSTSREGLESPARSEWGGLSGAPIENRSTAVIRSIATHTDGDLPIIGVGGVDSPTSAYAKIRAGASLVQLYTGFVYEGPSTAKRINRGLVQLLERDGFDTVEDAVGAGLE
- a CDS encoding NRAMP family divalent metal transporter yields the protein MGATNSVPEQIADELSKAVREYGLAFVMVASYFGSGSVFIASQAGVMHGYTLLWAVVGAVLLGIMAQDMSARLGIHGEPLMVFVRRKLGRVPATGIAVFLSIGCIAWCLGLVAAVGAGVSFLTGGTIAWQPVAIVTTVLAIGVGLLDYQRIEQLMVVMMVSLMVLYLVVAGPSNPDLGAVALGFVPTSDALGALTIAAGLLGTTALWPNFFLESILVEEKGWADESDVSNARRDLTIGFTVGGITTVAILIVAAAILRPMGYTELESFITPGEALVEVLGTWAMVLFVAGVTVAAFNSIIPIMWTPAYIVPQAMDIDVDQGTRAFKLVFVAVTATGFASPLVSHLLDLQVVDMVILFPTYNGIFGLPLAALLLYWAVNDRETMGQHRNTTALNVVNAFLVLLAFILAVFAAQDFLEVLFGGGF
- the tuf gene encoding translation elongation factor EF-1 subunit alpha, with amino-acid sequence MSDKPHQNLAIIGHVDHGKSTLVGRLLYETGNIPEHVIEQHREEAEEKGKGGFEFAYVMDNLAEERERGVTIDIAHQEFDTDEYDFTIVDTPGHRDFVKNMITGASQADHAVLVVAADDGVAPQTQEHVFLARTLGIDELIVAVNKMDVVDYEESTYDEVVEEVTQLLKQVQFNTDDASFIPISAFEGDNVAESSDETDWYDDETLLEALNDLPEPQPPTDAPLRLPIQDVYTISGIGTVPVGRIETGVMNIGDTVSFQPSDVGGEVKTIEMHHEEVPKAEPGDNVGFNVRGIGKDDIRRGDVCGPADEPPSVAETFQAQVVVMQHPSVITAGYTPVFHAHTAQVACTIESIDKKMDPASGEVAEEDPDFIQSGDAAVVTIRPQKPLSIEPSSEIPELGSFAIRDMGQTIAAGKVLEINERE